The genome window GCTGCTAAGCAAGACGATGACGGACTTCGAGCTTCATACAATATCTCTCTGTTAATTGCTCAAACAGGTAAACCACACACCATCGGAGAAACGTTAATTTTGCCGGCGATAAAAGAAGTTATAACTATTGTGCTCCATAAACCGGCGGCAGATATAATTCGAAAAATTCCTTTGAGCAATAGTTCTGTCCAAAGACGAATTGATGAAATGGctgaaaacattgaaaaatcaTTGTGCAATCATCTGAAgactagtaaattttaaattcagttggATGAGTCCACTTTACCAACTAATTAAGCATTGTTGTTGTCTTACGTGAgatttattaaagatgaaaaaatatgtcaAGAACTTTTATTTGCTAGAAATTTAGAGACAGACACGAAAGGAGAAACCGTATTTAAAACACTGGAtaagttttgtgatgaaaaagGAATTCCGTTgaagaatattatattacagaTGGTGCTCCAGCTATGACGGGGTGTCAAAAAGGCTTCATAtcgtacttaaaaaacaaaattcctgaTGTGCTTGCTGTACATTGCGTTATACATAGACAGCATTTAGTTGCTAGAAATTTAAGTGAACGACTATTTCAATCATTGCAACATGTCATCAGAGTCAATAAAATCCGAAACAACTCtttaaattacagattatttaatcagCTTTGTGTTGATAATGATGAAGATTTCAACAGATTGATCTTTCACACAGAAGTGCGTTGGCTATCAAAAGGAAATTGTCTGACTCGTTTTTACAATCTGTTTGACTCTGTCATAGAGTTCTTGGAAAACAAAGACACAGAATTGCGCGAAAACCTCATCACATCAAAGAATGATATCGCATACCTGACAGACCTTTATACATTGCTTAATGATATGAATCTCCAACTTCAAGGCGATGACttgaacttaataaaaaacaaaaaatgtcatcGCTGCTTTCGTAGCCAAGCTGCTCTTACAGAAGAAGAATATCGGCAGACGTGAGTTCCATAATTTTCCCAATTTGTCAGTATCCTGCAACAACGACGACTTGCTCGTCTACTGCCAACATTTGGAAAATCTTCACAGTGATTTCATTGAAAGATTCCAGGACATTTTGAAATTGGAAATACCAGACTGGGTGTTAGATCCTTTATCAAATGTCAACATAGCAATATCACCCCAGTTGGAAGAAGAACTTATAGAACTGACAACGAAcgaggaaataaaaatcaaatacaaaaatggcTACCAACAATTTTGGCTACAAAAGTCAATTCCGCAGTTGTACCCTGGATTGTGGTCTATCGTTGAACGATTTTTGATAGCATTCCCATCGTCATATTTGTGTGAACGTGGATTTAGCGCTGTGACAACGCTGCTTACTAAAAAGAGAAATCATTTGTAAGTTACCAAACGCGGCGACTTACGACTGTTTTTGAGTAAAATCGAACCTGAtatcaacaaacttattaaatatcatcaaattcaTCCATCTCATTAGattagtataaaaacaaaaactgattacatatttatattgtttcttttaatttgattaaaatatattattaatattataaagtagGGTTTTATTTGCTCTCACTGGTAAAAATTTCTAGTTTAGAATGTAAGTTTAAACATCAGAACCgactaatataactaaattaattaaagtaatgaaattgtggtttttaagttttaggggtgTATAAAAAATGGGGGGCgctgaaaaataattgattttcaaagggggcggtaaaagaaataagtttgatAATTACTGATGTatatgaaccactgaatataaaaataacaatagaacagattacagaggtagaaaaattttgttatttgggaagtagaataactaaagatggacgaTGCAGGATATGAAATGCTAAATGCTTTgtaatagcacaggcaaaacaagctttcaatcaaaaattaatttaaacatcaggaaaacatttttgaaagtatatgtttggagcacaGCTTTATATGGAATGAAACTTGATCGATTGGAgtaattgaaaagaaaagattagaagctttagaaatgcggtgctattggagaacattaaaaatcagatgggtggataaagtgacaaatgaagaggtgttgtggcaaattgatgaagagtatttggaaaatatagttaaaagaagatacagattttataggccaaatattaaggcatgctggaatattgctttaatattggagaaacttgtagatgggaaaaattgtgcaggttacttttggaatatgtaaaacaaatcattagggatgtaggatgtaaagggtataccaaaatgaaacgactggcacaagatagagaatcttggagagttgcatcaaatgactgaagacaaaaaaa of Lycorma delicatula isolate Av1 chromosome 9, ASM4794821v1, whole genome shotgun sequence contains these proteins:
- the LOC142330709 gene encoding zinc finger BED domain-containing protein 5-like translates to MSEAKKKKRQYSVEYIKYGFIENSTNPSLPLCLLCSKTFSNEAMKPSRLQDHLNKMHPDKKDKNVAYLQDLEKKHNAQPSVSKLFSMAAKQDDDGLRASYNISLLIAQTGKPHTIGETLILPAIKEVITIVLHKPAADIIRKIPLSNSSVQRRIDEMAENIEKSLCNHLKTSKF